A window from Streptomyces subrutilus encodes these proteins:
- a CDS encoding helix-turn-helix domain-containing protein, with product MSTEETLRVTVTAITHRTGEQQADVAVALGLTQSQISRRQRGLASWTLADCDRLAAHWGMPVLDLLAGPTHALTRLPADRLAAGGQQTLLSLDTPGPTPAVTARSTPARRAADPDPASAAAPVEPAPAASPRSTSTRSAPAQAPADAATARTAPARRAPAAEPAPAAPPAVAPPAVAPPVPKRVAAPAGPLADRIRARVAEELAAHGGDQDAAKAALIKSAVPDVMALFSASRVGGRYEHSQFPPTAGILQKTSQKGADQIWEGRPKWRSEDLHRAARAGHVRLDVTALDMNAAYLAALKTWLPIGKLVHSEGGDHNPKRSGVHRVTPAVWEMPDLPSPLGARKEPGDLWITEPTLRLLLRCAKLGFCDAPVIHESWTS from the coding sequence ATGAGTACCGAAGAGACGCTGCGCGTGACGGTGACGGCGATCACGCACCGCACCGGGGAGCAGCAGGCGGATGTCGCGGTCGCGTTGGGGTTGACGCAGAGTCAGATCAGCCGCAGGCAGCGGGGTCTGGCCTCCTGGACCCTGGCCGATTGCGACCGTCTGGCCGCGCATTGGGGCATGCCCGTCCTCGACCTGCTGGCCGGCCCGACGCACGCCCTGACCCGGCTGCCCGCCGACCGGTTGGCGGCCGGCGGGCAGCAGACTCTGCTGTCACTCGACACCCCCGGCCCCACGCCCGCCGTGACCGCCCGCAGTACCCCGGCGCGCCGCGCCGCCGACCCCGACCCGGCTTCCGCTGCAGCCCCGGTCGAGCCGGCCCCGGCCGCGAGCCCCCGCAGCACCTCGACCCGCAGCGCCCCCGCCCAGGCGCCTGCGGACGCCGCGACTGCACGCACCGCTCCGGCCCGGCGCGCGCCCGCCGCCGAGCCGGCCCCGGCCGCACCGCCCGCTGTCGCACCGCCCGCTGTCGCACCGCCCGTTCCGAAGCGCGTCGCGGCGCCGGCCGGTCCACTCGCGGACCGCATCCGTGCCCGCGTCGCGGAGGAGCTGGCCGCCCACGGCGGCGACCAGGACGCCGCGAAGGCCGCCCTCATCAAGTCGGCCGTCCCCGACGTCATGGCCCTGTTCTCCGCGTCGCGGGTCGGTGGCCGGTACGAACACTCCCAGTTCCCGCCCACCGCCGGCATCCTCCAGAAGACGTCGCAGAAGGGCGCGGACCAGATCTGGGAGGGCCGGCCGAAGTGGCGGTCCGAGGACCTGCACCGGGCCGCGCGCGCCGGCCACGTCCGCCTCGACGTCACCGCCCTGGACATGAACGCCGCCTACCTGGCCGCGCTCAAGACGTGGCTGCCGATCGGGAAGCTCGTCCACTCCGAGGGCGGCGACCACAACCCGAAACGCTCTGGTGTCCACCGGGTCACCCCGGCCGTCTGGGAGATGCCTGACCTGCCGTCCCCGCTGGGTGCCCGGAAAGAGCCGGGGGACCTGTGGATCACCGAACCCACACTCCGACTCCTCCTACGCTGCGCGAAATTGGGGTTCTGTGACGCCCCGGTCATTCACGAGTCGTGGACATC